One genomic region from Granulicatella adiacens ATCC 49175 encodes:
- a CDS encoding MarR family winged helix-turn-helix transcriptional regulator, whose protein sequence is MDSKALSDEIIHLFTRMNKIKFFRNIAPNLTPSETDVLMLLFCHLEETGEELTVKDISSFFEIKTSTTIQFVNSLEKYNYIKRKSDPKDKRITLVSLTNYGKKVAEIVDKNKQEVMRQIILSEDVQEINNSFALLNRILNTIDAIPIQTISIREDMNQ, encoded by the coding sequence ATGGATTCAAAAGCTTTATCAGATGAAATTATTCATCTTTTTACAAGAATGAATAAAATTAAATTTTTTAGAAATATTGCACCGAATTTAACACCTTCTGAAACAGATGTGCTGATGTTATTGTTTTGTCATCTTGAAGAGACTGGAGAAGAATTAACCGTAAAGGACATTAGTAGTTTTTTTGAGATTAAAACTTCTACGACAATTCAGTTTGTTAATTCTTTAGAAAAATACAACTATATTAAACGGAAAAGTGATCCTAAAGATAAAAGAATTACTTTAGTTTCGCTTACTAATTACGGAAAAAAGGTTGCAGAAATTGTTGACAAAAATAAACAAGAAGTCATGCGCCAAATTATTCTTTCTGAGGATGTTCAGGAAATCAATAATTCTTTTGCGTTATTAAACCGCATCTTGAATACAATTGATGCCATTCCGATACAAACAATTTCAATAAGAGAGGATATGAATCAATGA
- a CDS encoding ABC transporter ATP-binding protein, translating into MNKTVLKRFLGYLKPYRFVVIMVLIVSFISVVLDVQLPKILGNATTLISNSFIESNYTSVDIAGVFEIGKLLAILYVLAAGLNFLGKYFMSRVSSDIIYRLQKEIDEKFTRLPVRYFDEQSRGDLLSRATNDIQTIDDSFSQVSVQFFTTVLTFIGIIIMMFTISIPLAIVGILGIPLSMFAIGMIGKKSAASFASRQETTGTINGYIEEYYAGHDIVNAFNYEDRSEKAFSQLNDELYEHSWKATFFAGLMQPISRLINNVVYVFVAIIGGFLATGGMITIGGIQAILQYMQNISQPMGEAANMMGLTQSMLAAAERIFELLDAEEMEEETGKPALPEVHGDVTFKHVSFGYTPEVQLMKDLNIDVKAGETVAIVGPTGAGKTTVINLLMRFYDITGGAIEIDGHNIQDYTKESLRSKVGMVLQDTWLFKGTIRENIRYSRQDATDEEVVAAAKQAFADDFIRKLPKGYDTVITEESDNISQGQKQLLTIARAILASPSVFILDEATSNVDTRTEVEIQKAMDHIMTNKTSFVIAHRLSTIRNANKILVMQKGNVVEQGSHDELIAQNGFYAGLYRAQFE; encoded by the coding sequence ATGAATAAGACCGTTTTAAAAAGATTCTTAGGATATTTAAAACCGTACCGTTTTGTTGTCATTATGGTTTTAATTGTATCCTTCATTTCAGTTGTGTTAGATGTGCAATTACCTAAAATTTTAGGGAATGCGACAACTTTAATTAGTAATAGCTTTATTGAGTCTAACTATACTTCTGTAGATATTGCTGGAGTATTCGAAATAGGGAAGCTATTAGCGATTTTATATGTATTAGCTGCTGGGCTAAACTTCTTAGGAAAATATTTTATGTCGCGAGTTTCTAGTGATATCATTTATCGTCTTCAAAAAGAAATCGATGAGAAGTTTACGAGATTACCAGTGCGTTATTTTGATGAGCAATCACGAGGAGATTTATTAAGTCGTGCAACGAATGATATTCAAACCATTGACGATTCGTTTTCACAAGTCTCCGTACAATTTTTTACTACGGTATTAACGTTTATTGGAATCATTATAATGATGTTTACGATTAGTATTCCTCTGGCCATTGTCGGGATTTTAGGGATTCCACTATCGATGTTTGCTATTGGGATGATTGGTAAAAAATCAGCTGCCTCATTTGCAAGCCGTCAGGAAACAACAGGAACGATTAATGGATATATAGAAGAGTATTACGCCGGGCATGATATTGTAAATGCCTTCAATTATGAAGACCGTTCAGAAAAAGCTTTTAGCCAATTAAATGATGAACTTTATGAACATAGTTGGAAAGCTACTTTCTTTGCAGGACTTATGCAACCAATCTCTCGTTTAATCAATAATGTAGTCTATGTTTTTGTTGCAATTATCGGGGGATTTTTAGCTACTGGTGGAATGATTACAATCGGTGGTATTCAAGCGATTCTTCAATATATGCAAAATATTAGTCAGCCGATGGGGGAAGCAGCCAATATGATGGGGCTCACTCAATCGATGCTTGCTGCAGCAGAAAGGATTTTTGAATTACTAGATGCTGAAGAAATGGAAGAAGAAACCGGAAAACCAGCTCTTCCAGAAGTCCATGGGGATGTAACGTTTAAACACGTGAGTTTTGGTTACACACCTGAAGTTCAATTGATGAAAGATTTAAATATCGATGTCAAAGCTGGTGAAACAGTAGCGATTGTTGGGCCTACGGGAGCAGGGAAGACAACCGTCATTAATTTACTGATGCGTTTCTACGATATTACGGGTGGAGCCATTGAAATCGATGGTCATAATATTCAAGACTATACGAAAGAGTCACTTCGTTCGAAAGTAGGAATGGTGTTACAAGATACATGGCTCTTTAAAGGAACGATACGTGAGAATATACGCTATAGTCGTCAAGATGCAACGGATGAAGAAGTAGTAGCTGCTGCCAAACAAGCCTTCGCAGATGATTTTATCCGTAAATTACCAAAAGGTTATGACACTGTGATTACGGAAGAGTCCGATAATATCTCTCAAGGGCAAAAACAATTACTAACGATTGCCCGAGCGATTCTAGCAAGTCCTTCCGTGTTTATCTTAGACGAAGCTACTTCAAACGTAGATACGCGTACAGAAGTGGAGATTCAAAAAGCAATGGATCATATTATGACGAATAAGACATCGTTTGTGATTGCGCACCGGCTCTCAACCATTCGTAACGCAAATAAAATCCTTGTTATGCAAAAAGGAAATGTTGTGGAACAAGGAAGTCATGATGAATTGATTGCCCAAAACGGATTCTATGCAGGATTATACAGAGCCCAGTTTGAATAA
- the mgtE gene encoding magnesium transporter has protein sequence MREIVYEFDDILEQIQHTLATEDKQQFREIFFENHTYDQAQIYLSLTLEERKLAYQYLTPEEMAMVFELLEEDVEDVEEYLNEMDEAYASRMLAEMYSDNAVDVLKQVGEENVRTYLRLMPHKTASELRQLLNYEDETAGAMMTTEFIAVRESDTLKTAMATVKRFAEDAETIYYVYVTDDENHLTGILTLKDLIVKPDEKLVKDIMIDRVVTVHVNDAQEEVAQTIKDYDFLAIPVVDDTNTLVGIITVDDALDVIEEEATSDYSGLAGVNVDEAHQGVWAGIVNRLPGIMTLLIMGTVTAFLFRHYEPLIQQASIFAIFITLITGTAGNTGTQSLAVAIRKIGLHEEEQSFWKVLVQEGTTGLGIGLISGVVVFGIVSLWQGNLVLGGIIGFAMFASIFVAALTGTCIPFALEKFNFDPSIASGPFITTVNDLTTVLVYFTIVSQFISVYLAK, from the coding sequence TTGAGAGAAATCGTTTATGAATTTGATGATATTTTAGAACAAATTCAACATACTTTAGCAACAGAAGATAAGCAGCAATTCAGAGAAATCTTCTTTGAAAACCACACTTACGACCAGGCACAAATTTACTTGAGTTTAACCTTGGAAGAGAGAAAGCTGGCTTACCAATACTTAACGCCCGAAGAAATGGCAATGGTGTTCGAACTTTTAGAAGAAGACGTAGAAGATGTGGAAGAGTACTTAAATGAAATGGACGAAGCCTATGCCTCACGAATGCTTGCGGAAATGTATTCCGATAATGCAGTAGACGTGTTGAAGCAAGTGGGGGAAGAAAATGTCCGCACATACTTACGCTTGATGCCACATAAAACGGCAAGTGAACTCCGTCAATTATTGAATTACGAAGATGAAACAGCAGGGGCGATGATGACGACGGAATTTATCGCCGTGCGTGAATCAGATACATTAAAGACAGCGATGGCAACTGTTAAACGTTTTGCTGAAGACGCTGAAACCATCTATTATGTGTATGTGACTGACGATGAAAATCATTTAACTGGGATTCTTACATTGAAAGACTTAATCGTGAAACCAGACGAAAAGCTCGTCAAGGATATCATGATTGACCGTGTCGTAACCGTACACGTCAATGATGCGCAAGAGGAAGTAGCCCAAACGATTAAAGACTACGACTTCCTTGCAATTCCAGTCGTTGACGATACGAATACACTAGTAGGGATTATCACAGTCGATGATGCGTTGGATGTTATCGAAGAAGAAGCGACTAGCGACTATTCAGGTCTTGCTGGGGTAAACGTTGATGAAGCTCACCAAGGCGTGTGGGCAGGAATTGTCAACCGACTGCCAGGGATTATGACCCTTCTCATCATGGGAACCGTTACGGCATTCCTTTTCAGACATTATGAGCCACTGATTCAACAAGCAAGTATTTTTGCCATCTTCATCACCTTAATTACTGGTACTGCCGGAAATACAGGGACACAATCACTTGCGGTTGCAATCCGTAAGATTGGTCTTCATGAAGAAGAGCAGTCATTCTGGAAAGTACTTGTCCAAGAAGGGACAACCGGTCTTGGGATTGGGTTGATTTCTGGAGTAGTGGTATTTGGTATTGTGAGTCTATGGCAAGGAAATCTCGTTCTTGGAGGCATTATCGGCTTTGCGATGTTCGCGTCGATTTTCGTAGCCGCATTGACAGGGACTTGTATTCCATTCGCGTTGGAGAAATTCAATTTTGATCCTTCGATTGCCAGTGGACCATTTATCACAACCGTGAACGACTTGACGACTGTGCTTGTTTACTTCACGATTGTCAGCCAATTTATTTCGGTGTATTTAGCTAAATAG
- a CDS encoding ABC transporter ATP-binding protein, producing the protein MEHIKRYRGTIFTIIILTVLQVGSTLLTPTILASLVSNGILKQDQATIIQQGGLMLLTTTLDLVLSVTVVRFVGKFSAGLARDLRLSMFNKIQRFSTQDFQKFGTSSYINRTTRDIQSLSQTIGFSMNLILMAPLMFIGSIVLSMRMNFELSLVLLGSIPFLGIAIVLMIISVSKGFTILRQTTDRLTQIIRDTLTGIRVIRAFNKSEYELKRYDEVNEGYRKLLFDLNVKFSLITPIMMITINFANLAVVLVGANLVQGLQLDIGSLMAVIQYSALVLVSLLMLAFIFVMVPQGLVAARRINEVLDQENIQKFVETERGLEKIETVEFNNVSFKYEGAEKEMLKDVNFTAKTGEKIAIIGSTGAGKSTLMNLLLRFLDTSSGELLYNGVNIQDYAEKELRQQIAFVPQNRMLFSGTIRENLKFGNENATDEEMIEALKLAEAWEFVSSLEDGLDAHVEQKGDNFSGGQKQRLSIARALVKKASVHIYDDSFSALDAKTEARLRNNLKKINEDSIVFVVAQRITSVTDATRIIVLNEGEVVGIGTHDELKVSNQIYQEIMNSQSSLEELEDTNE; encoded by the coding sequence TTGGAACATATCAAGCGATATCGTGGAACGATTTTCACGATTATAATCTTGACCGTTTTACAAGTAGGTTCAACTTTATTAACGCCTACCATTTTAGCTTCTTTAGTTTCAAATGGAATTTTGAAACAAGACCAAGCGACGATTATACAACAAGGAGGATTGATGTTACTGACAACAACCTTAGATTTGGTACTTTCAGTAACTGTTGTAAGATTTGTTGGTAAATTCTCCGCTGGGTTGGCTCGTGATTTACGACTCAGCATGTTTAACAAAATTCAGCGATTTTCAACACAAGACTTCCAAAAATTTGGTACGTCTTCTTATATCAATCGTACAACGCGAGATATACAAAGCTTGTCTCAAACGATTGGTTTTTCAATGAATTTAATTTTAATGGCACCTCTAATGTTTATTGGGTCTATTGTTTTATCCATGAGAATGAATTTTGAACTTTCTCTTGTTTTATTAGGCTCCATTCCATTTTTAGGAATTGCGATCGTTTTGATGATTATTTCTGTTTCAAAAGGGTTTACGATTCTTCGACAAACAACAGACCGATTAACACAAATTATTCGAGATACATTAACAGGGATTCGTGTGATTAGAGCATTCAATAAGAGTGAGTATGAATTGAAGCGATACGATGAAGTCAATGAAGGCTATCGTAAACTGCTTTTTGATTTAAACGTGAAATTCAGTCTTATTACTCCTATTATGATGATTACCATTAACTTTGCTAATTTAGCCGTTGTTCTTGTTGGGGCAAATCTTGTACAAGGCCTACAACTAGATATCGGATCATTGATGGCGGTTATTCAATATTCTGCTTTAGTACTTGTTTCATTATTAATGTTGGCATTTATATTTGTAATGGTTCCTCAAGGCTTAGTAGCAGCTCGCAGAATCAATGAAGTTTTAGATCAAGAAAATATTCAAAAATTTGTTGAAACAGAGCGTGGTCTAGAAAAGATTGAAACAGTAGAATTCAATAATGTTTCTTTTAAATACGAAGGTGCAGAAAAAGAAATGTTAAAAGATGTGAATTTTACGGCGAAGACTGGAGAAAAAATAGCGATTATTGGATCTACCGGTGCTGGTAAATCAACCTTAATGAATTTATTATTACGCTTCTTAGATACCAGTTCAGGAGAGCTCTTATATAATGGAGTGAATATTCAAGACTATGCTGAAAAAGAATTACGCCAGCAAATTGCATTTGTTCCTCAGAACCGCATGCTGTTTTCAGGAACGATTCGTGAGAATCTAAAATTTGGTAACGAAAATGCAACTGATGAAGAAATGATTGAAGCGTTGAAATTAGCAGAAGCCTGGGAATTCGTTTCGAGTTTAGAAGACGGTTTGGATGCACATGTTGAGCAAAAAGGAGATAATTTCTCTGGTGGTCAAAAACAACGGTTGTCGATTGCGAGAGCATTAGTGAAAAAAGCTTCCGTTCATATTTATGACGATAGTTTTTCAGCACTTGATGCAAAAACAGAAGCGAGACTTCGTAATAATCTTAAAAAGATAAATGAAGATTCGATTGTTTTTGTTGTAGCTCAACGAATTACTTCTGTTACTGATGCGACTCGAATCATTGTGTTAAATGAAGGTGAAGTTGTCGGTATCGGAACACATGATGAATTAAAAGTCTCAAATCAAATCTATCAAGAAATTATGAATTCACAATCAAGTTTAGAAGAATTGGAGGATACTAATGAATAA
- a CDS encoding MATE family efflux transporter has product MAKDMTSGKPIKLIWNFTIPLLIGNLFQQLYNMADTFIVGRTIGVHALASVGSTGSIIFLILGFANGLTAGLAIPLAQRYGAKDYLGVKRSFYVSILISAVVAILLTILSMVFCRQILEVMQTPAEIIDGAYDYLMVIFAGIFSSMAFNLLSNIFRSIGDAKTPLYFLVIACIMNIILDVVFIAGFGMGVEGAGYATVLSQIFSVLACIIYIWKKIPILRLNSKDFVAESSDVKEHVRISFPMAFQSSIIAIGAIIIQITLNQLGATAVAAYTAAQKIDQVAILPMMSFGVTMATFVAQNYGAKKYDRIWRGVRDCIKLSLTFAISVGIILNLFSPIFIRAFVGVGHEEVVELGAIYFITNGTMYSLLSLLFIYRYTLQGVGKTFTPTVAGIMELFMRAFAAVVLSNLYGYTGATMANPLAWLGSLIPLMIAYYLFKNKFPAEQFS; this is encoded by the coding sequence ATGGCAAAAGATATGACAAGTGGCAAGCCTATCAAGTTGATTTGGAACTTTACGATTCCGTTATTAATCGGTAATTTATTTCAACAATTATATAACATGGCGGATACATTTATCGTTGGACGAACGATTGGTGTTCATGCATTAGCTTCTGTTGGCTCAACTGGAAGTATTATCTTTCTTATTTTAGGATTTGCAAATGGATTAACGGCAGGATTAGCCATTCCACTTGCGCAAAGATACGGCGCTAAAGATTATTTAGGAGTAAAGCGTAGTTTTTATGTATCCATACTCATTTCTGCCGTGGTTGCTATTCTTCTAACAATTCTCAGTATGGTTTTTTGTCGTCAAATTTTAGAAGTCATGCAAACACCAGCTGAAATTATTGATGGCGCTTATGATTATTTGATGGTCATTTTTGCGGGAATCTTCTCATCTATGGCATTTAACTTACTGTCTAACATTTTCCGTTCTATTGGAGATGCGAAAACGCCATTGTATTTCCTTGTGATTGCTTGCATCATGAATATTATTCTAGATGTTGTTTTTATTGCTGGGTTCGGAATGGGAGTTGAAGGAGCAGGATATGCGACAGTTCTTTCTCAAATTTTTTCTGTTCTCGCATGTATTATTTATATATGGAAGAAAATTCCTATTTTAAGATTGAACTCAAAAGACTTCGTTGCAGAATCTTCGGACGTTAAAGAACATGTTCGTATTTCGTTTCCGATGGCCTTTCAATCCTCCATTATTGCAATAGGGGCCATTATTATTCAAATCACTTTAAATCAATTGGGAGCAACTGCTGTAGCTGCTTATACAGCTGCACAAAAAATTGATCAGGTTGCTATTCTTCCAATGATGTCCTTTGGAGTAACGATGGCAACTTTCGTGGCTCAAAATTATGGAGCAAAAAAATACGATCGTATTTGGAGAGGCGTACGAGACTGCATTAAGTTATCCCTGACTTTTGCCATTTCGGTAGGAATTATTCTCAATCTGTTTAGTCCTATTTTTATTCGTGCTTTTGTCGGCGTTGGACATGAAGAAGTGGTTGAGTTAGGGGCGATTTATTTTATAACGAATGGAACGATGTATAGTCTTTTATCATTGCTCTTTATTTATCGATACACTTTACAAGGGGTAGGAAAGACTTTTACACCTACCGTAGCGGGAATTATGGAATTATTTATGCGTGCGTTTGCAGCCGTAGTACTTTCTAATTTATACGGGTATACGGGAGCAACGATGGCAAACCCATTAGCATGGCTAGGTTCGTTAATTCCACTGATGATCGCATATTATTTATTTAAGAATAAATTTCCAGCAGAGCAGTTTTCTTAA
- a CDS encoding Cof-type HAD-IIB family hydrolase translates to MNQKLIAIDLDGTTLNANSELTQETIDTLHAVQKLGHKVAIVTGRPYRSSKEIYNQLNLGGPIVNFNGALCHNPSKPEWDGRYHITLDTELVLDLVAFNKTLPVDYLMVEGTELMYSNIAELPDCPYYPKDQKPLLIHPTTKLKEKPTAVALFSDLELQSEIKKKILHRYNNGIEVRTWGGSYPCLEVITSGIHKAKAVEHLSRYYDIQQEDILAFGDEDNDMEMIQYAGHGVAMKNGIDELKNVANAITPFTNDQNGLAKYLQDYFKL, encoded by the coding sequence ATGAACCAAAAATTAATTGCTATCGATTTAGATGGGACTACTTTAAATGCAAATTCTGAACTGACACAAGAAACGATTGACACTCTTCATGCCGTTCAAAAACTAGGTCATAAAGTTGCTATCGTTACCGGTCGTCCTTATCGTAGTTCAAAAGAAATTTATAACCAATTGAATCTGGGAGGCCCTATTGTTAACTTTAATGGTGCTCTCTGTCATAATCCAAGCAAGCCAGAATGGGATGGACGCTATCATATCACATTGGATACTGAACTTGTTTTAGATTTAGTTGCTTTTAACAAGACTTTACCAGTGGATTATTTGATGGTCGAAGGGACTGAATTAATGTATTCCAATATTGCAGAATTACCTGATTGTCCTTATTATCCAAAAGATCAAAAACCATTACTGATTCATCCAACAACAAAATTAAAAGAAAAGCCTACAGCGGTAGCGTTATTCTCTGACTTAGAATTACAATCTGAAATCAAGAAGAAAATTTTACATCGTTACAATAACGGCATTGAAGTAAGAACTTGGGGAGGCAGTTACCCTTGTCTAGAGGTGATTACAAGCGGAATTCATAAAGCAAAAGCCGTTGAACATCTTTCTCGTTACTATGATATTCAGCAAGAGGACATTCTTGCCTTTGGTGATGAGGACAATGATATGGAAATGATTCAATACGCAGGGCACGGCGTTGCGATGAAAAACGGTATTGATGAATTGAAAAATGTGGCTAATGCCATTACTCCATTCACCAATGATCAAAATGGATTAGCAAAGTATTTGCAAGATTACTTTAAATTATAA
- a CDS encoding prolyl oligopeptidase family serine peptidase: protein MIQIDYREVKGIPYAEVVDTALKDQVLPIVVFYHGWTGSKDRVVTIGVELAKRGIRAILPDQLLHGDRGVRLIGGEIWEIVANNIKELPILKEEMRQRGLLNEEKFGVSGLSMGGITTYALFNRYPEITAAASLMGSADPARFAKWTISSIWMTGATKEQCDALEAEIEKNKAFLDAMALAKQPEHINGRPLFLWHGTADDKVPYELNKEFYDSIKNEPYATKVEWHETQGEGHRVPHQVFEAVADFFQKVFQ from the coding sequence ATGATTCAAATTGATTATCGTGAAGTAAAGGGAATCCCTTATGCAGAAGTCGTAGATACAGCTTTAAAAGACCAAGTACTTCCTATTGTTGTGTTCTATCATGGTTGGACAGGTAGTAAAGATCGTGTAGTGACGATTGGGGTTGAACTCGCTAAGCGTGGCATTCGTGCGATTTTACCAGACCAACTGTTACACGGAGACAGAGGTGTGCGTCTAATTGGAGGAGAAATCTGGGAAATCGTTGCCAATAATATTAAAGAACTTCCTATTTTAAAAGAAGAGATGAGACAACGTGGACTCTTAAATGAAGAGAAGTTTGGTGTGTCTGGTTTAAGCATGGGTGGTATTACGACATACGCATTGTTCAATCGCTATCCTGAGATTACAGCTGCTGCCAGTTTGATGGGAAGTGCGGATCCTGCTCGTTTTGCTAAATGGACGATTTCTTCCATTTGGATGACAGGAGCAACGAAGGAACAGTGTGATGCATTAGAAGCGGAAATTGAGAAGAATAAAGCATTCTTAGATGCAATGGCTCTTGCAAAACAACCTGAACATATTAATGGACGTCCATTATTCTTATGGCATGGGACGGCAGATGATAAAGTGCCATATGAATTAAATAAAGAGTTTTATGATAGTATTAAGAATGAACCTTACGCTACAAAGGTAGAATGGCATGAGACACAAGGGGAAGGTCATCGTGTACCTCACCAAGTGTTTGAAGCTGTAGCGGATTTTTTCCAAAAAGTATTTCAATAG
- a CDS encoding metal-sulfur cluster assembly factor, with product MTEENKTAAEAMQEKILEALETVIDPELGIDIVNLGLIYGVDLNEEGHCKVDMTLTTMGCPLADIITDEIHRALAEIEEVKTIDVKLVWYPAWTPERMSRYARIALGIR from the coding sequence ATGACAGAAGAGAATAAAACTGCAGCAGAAGCAATGCAAGAAAAGATTTTAGAAGCGTTAGAAACAGTCATTGATCCTGAGTTAGGAATTGATATTGTAAACTTAGGATTGATTTACGGAGTGGACTTAAATGAAGAAGGCCATTGTAAAGTGGATATGACCCTTACCACAATGGGATGCCCTTTAGCAGATATTATTACAGATGAAATTCATCGTGCGCTAGCTGAGATTGAAGAAGTGAAGACAATCGATGTGAAACTCGTTTGGTATCCGGCATGGACTCCTGAACGGATGTCACGATACGCAAGAATTGCATTAGGTATTAGATAA
- a CDS encoding RluA family pseudouridine synthase encodes MILTWNYPYEYPMMMRSFLQEIGISRTFLAHVKSNGELLINGRHEIVLKTLQPGDVLTMVIPPSGEHETVIPSEVPIDILYEDEYLLIINKPVGTASIPSKLHPDHSMANRVKGYYKRRGYADQITHVVTRLDRDTTGVMMFAKHRVVHAWMDQALREKTIQKKYLALVHDTSTLEAHGFIDAPIGRHEGSIINRCVSEDGKPSLTEYWKKETLVGAELVEILLHTGRTHQIRVHFSWIGAPLVADDLYGGVKDEFLDRQALHCHSLTFIHPMTKKELIIEAPLPKDMSQWIEAHKK; translated from the coding sequence TTGATTTTAACGTGGAATTACCCATACGAGTATCCGATGATGATGCGTTCTTTTCTGCAAGAAATAGGCATTTCAAGAACGTTTCTGGCCCATGTCAAATCTAACGGAGAATTACTCATCAATGGCCGTCATGAGATTGTTTTGAAAACACTCCAACCTGGAGATGTCCTTACAATGGTGATACCACCTTCTGGAGAGCATGAAACGGTCATTCCAAGTGAAGTTCCGATTGACATTTTATATGAAGATGAATATTTACTCATTATTAATAAGCCTGTTGGGACTGCTTCGATTCCTTCAAAGTTACATCCGGACCATTCGATGGCCAATCGAGTGAAAGGGTACTATAAGAGACGTGGGTATGCGGACCAAATTACTCATGTGGTGACACGTCTTGACCGCGATACAACAGGAGTTATGATGTTTGCCAAGCACCGTGTTGTACATGCATGGATGGATCAGGCATTACGAGAAAAAACAATTCAAAAGAAATACTTGGCATTAGTACATGACACTTCAACTCTAGAAGCACACGGATTTATTGATGCCCCTATTGGTCGTCATGAAGGGTCGATTATTAATCGTTGTGTATCAGAAGATGGAAAACCATCCTTAACCGAGTACTGGAAGAAAGAAACCCTTGTTGGAGCAGAACTTGTTGAGATTTTATTACACACTGGACGCACACATCAAATTCGTGTTCATTTCTCATGGATTGGGGCACCGCTTGTGGCGGATGATTTGTATGGCGGTGTTAAAGATGAGTTTTTAGACCGACAAGCTCTGCATTGTCACTCACTTACATTTATTCATCCGATGACGAAAAAAGAACTGATAATAGAAGCTCCACTCCCTAAGGATATGAGTCAGTGGATTGAAGCGCATAAGAAGTAA